Below is a genomic region from Thunnus albacares chromosome 4, fThuAlb1.1, whole genome shotgun sequence.
GAAGGGACATCTGCATCCTTCAATGTGGGTAAGACATGAGATTGGTAATGCAGGACTTTGACAGATAATGCTAAGAAGAGGTTtgattcattctttatgttttcAGCACCCAACCAAGTTCACCTCGATggttgtctgtttctctctcgcGGGAATATAAATGTGGATTTATGATGATGATCAAATTCCCTCTCTAAATTAGCTTATTGGTGTTCTTGTTAAGTTTCAGGAAAAAATCCCTTTTTTGAGGAAATTCTGAGGCTCAGTTGAGTTTAACAGATCCTGACATTTCTCATCTGTTGTGATCAATTTGGTTACTTTGGTTTTCAACATTCTGCATTTTATTAGCTTTGTTTAAGCATGAAATTGAAAATTCCAGTGTCGCCTCCACTGGCCTccagtttgtagtttttttgttgcGGAATGAAAATATTAACTTCAGAGGcagattttgaatttttattagtatagtatagtatattaCCAAGTAATAGGTCACTGCTCCTAAGGTCACCTGTGGTAGCTTACAAAGGCTATTTTGACAGCAGTCTAGCAATGTTGATGCAGGTACAAACTTGGCCAAATGGGGCGTTTTCAGTAGCCTTTGGCAAAGGTTTTGGCTTTTTGGAGTCACTTGTTGGGCATGTTCTGGCCTGCTGAGGAGAAAAGGATCCATAATGGGAATAATTGAGTTGACTCTTATTTTGACCTCACTGATCATTAACTATCTTTTTGAAATTAGCTAGAGTGTGTCCACACTTTTCACTAGTGTCTATCTATGTTGAAACTCCACCTAATGAACCTTTTTACACAGTCACCATGAGTCAAGAAAAGGACTTATCTTAGATTGACAAACATCTAGATAAGTGTCTTGCATatatttccttttctctcccagCTGTTGCCCTTTAACCCATTACTCATGAACAAGACCTTTTTCCAAAGGTCGATATAGTTTAGTCAAAGCATTACAAGTAACTCACCTTACAAGAGACGGCCCTCTGTTTGTAGCTTATTTTAGTTGAAATATATTAGGTTCCTTGGCCTAAAACTTTATTATTTACTTCTGTTTTATATGAAGTGGGTTATATCATACAGTAACTTTCTTTTACTGATGTGCTATGTTAAGCATATAGAACATTTAGTGAATTTAGTACATGTTTAATACGCTATCTTGAATATAATctgcttttttgtttggttAATTAGAATATTGTTGTAATGAGATGTAATGATTCTGTAATATTGGCTTTTATGTCCTATAAATGGATGACAATTTTAGTGAGTGCTgctgaaattgtgaaaaaaatgatgaagtATCAAACCGTAGaccacagaaaacactgaacGCAGACAGATTTTATTGTCTGTGTCATCCTTTTTTACCTCACTTTTCTcacttcttgttttttgtttccagTCCCAAACCATGAATATTGTTGGCCAGTTGGCGGAGACAGTGTTTGTGACGGTGAAGGAGCTGTATCGTGGCCTTAACCCCGCCACTCTCACCGGAGGGATCGATGTCATTGTGGTGCGACAGCCTGATGGATCGTTCCAGTGTTCCCCCTTTCATGTCCGCTTTGGCAAGCTGGGCGTGCTGCGCTCCAAAGAGAAAGTTGTGAGTCCTTTCTCTATCTCGCTTTTCACATCAATATTCTCTCTGATGCTATACAGCCTCTTTGTTTGTTGTTCGTCATCCCTTGACACCCATATTCATCGCCGCTGTGTTTTAGGTGGACATTGAGATAAATGGAGAATCAGTGGACCTGCACATGAAACTAGGGGATAATGGAgaagctttttttgtggaagaaaatgaaaacatggagGTAAGTTCACTAACATTTTAAGATCCATTGACTTTGGCTCTATAAATGGTCAATTATGGTAAACCAGCCTTGGTTAGGCATTTTTGCTTCATCccttcacatttttttctttttattccccACAGTCCCAAGTCCCAGCACATCTGTGCACATCCCCGATTCCACTTGAGGTCCCTGAAGACATGGAGGAGTCTCTCGAGGGATCCTCCATCACTGGGTCTGGCGCCCGCAGGAAGAAACGCCGCCGCAAACGCATGCGTTCGGACACTCACCTGAGAGAAGAGGCCAGCTCCTCGtcggatgagagaggaagagagaaggagtgggagagagaaagtgatcAGACCGGGCAGGAGAGTCCTGCTAAAGAGGAGTCTGTCACACCATTGCATCTCAGGTCAGTGAATAAAACCGATACCACTGAGGATAAGAGAGGTTCTTCTTAATCTATGATTATTTCTAAAACGTCTCTTGAGAAGAAGGCAAAATTGTTGGAAAAGGGGTCTTGATTTGTCCACGTATTCAAGGACTAAAGAACTAATTTCAGTTTCTAAATGGTAAACGTACCTTATGCCTACCTTATTTCATGTATCTTATCAGCTTGGTCCTAAACACCTACTTTTACTGTCAACAACCACTGATGCATTCATGCTAAAGTCAACAGAACTTGCCCATTCCTGCCCTCTCCCTCTGCAGTGGTTGTCCAGTATTCTCTCTGTTGATGCAAATTTGTTGTTAGTAATGATCTTATGGTTTTAATGACCAGCACTAACtagccaacacacacattttactaCATTGTCTTTTCACACCCTCAGAGTGATTCCTTTAATAAAAATGAGAGTAATGCATTTCAGTTCAAAGTGGCTAGAAACTGCGCAGAGCTACAAACTGTgatgttgattctcagtgggattGTCAATAAGAGCAGCCGTTCACAGGGAGTCCTTTTGttcaatgttcatattaaaaatgttgtttagtGAAGCTTTAATATCAGTGGAAAGTGTCTTCACACGTTCAAAGGTAACACAGTGGTTAATAAATAtcttcttgtgtgtttgttaaagTAAATCAGTGTACTTCTCGCTGTCTGAGGAGCCGAATGAGGAGCTGGGGTCCCCGCAAAGCAGAGACACTCATCCACACTCAGACGGAGAGCAGTCACCCTCGGAAAGGTGAGGAGGGTTCATCTTTATAACAAGTTAATtgatatatgtatttgtttgtattgaGCAGCTTTACTGGGGCAGTTTGGATCATTGCCTGTTGATagaaataattataatgatttattacgtgttttttgtccttttaaTCCATGCATTAacatatgtttttctgtttatctcGCACCATTCAGCAGTGTGTTCTTTAGTCGGCCTTCCTCTCCTAAGAGCGACTCTGAGCTTCTGGTTAAACCCCAAGAGTCCTCTCGGCCTCAGATGGAGTGGAACTGGGGAGGTTTTCCCATGGTATGgcaagacacacatacacacacacactgatgtagATGTGCTTTTACAGCCTACCTGCGCTGTGGTAATGCTCTAGATTTAGAATTATCATGCTGACACACTCTCTCAAATTGCTCTCTCTGTCGTCCCCCTCACAGCTGTGTCAATCGGAGAGGACACCAGTGGAGTTGCAGCGCATCTCCCCCTCTGACAATTCTCATTTCCGCACCATTGAGCGACAGGACTCCTTTGACATGGGCTTTGAGCCTGTGATCAGCTGTGGCAGAATGGGCAGTGTAACAGTGGTCAGACCACAACCCAGGACTCATTCCCTAGACCTAGGTAGCCACTCCATGCAAGCCATGCCTTTATCCTCAGAAAAAGACCTTTGCATTGCCAATTCCACTCCCAGTGACCTCTCTGAGTCTCATGCATCATCAGGGAAGACTAGTATGGACTCAACTCAGACACAAGAATCCACAAAGGGGCAGAAGGAGAACAGAGACTCATTTTCTTATTCAGTTAGTCTAATTAATGGTAGTGAGTCCCTTGCCAGCAATGTAAGTACAGTCAGTGTTGAGCATGTTAGCACTGTGGCTGATACAATTAGCCTTGGGGGCAAAAATAGTGGAGTCAGTGTGACCAAACCAGAAAACGCGCAAAAACAACCCATTAAAGAAAGTAAAGACTGCGTGGTCCAAGCAGACGAGAACATAGCATGTACAGAATCATCAAATCTACAGAGGCAAGGTGCTTTATTTGAGCAAAGTCAACAGGGGTCCACCAGGAGTGCCCCTGTCAATGAGGGGGATAGTGGGATAGATCCTGGTgctgagggaggggaggaggataGTGGACCTGGAGTAACTGATGGGTCAGTGGGAGGTTCACTGACCAATAAGACTGCACCAAAAGCTGATGGGGCCAACTGGGCTGTTGCAGAGGGGTTAGCAAACTCTTCGGAGAAGAAAGGTGAAGTATTTCTCCCGTTATCAATTaggtgtttattttttatttaattgtgtCTGCAGACTGTAGGTGTGATTAAGTCATTTAAGTGCCACTTGCTCACCAGTTCATGTGTCGTTCTGTCACAGGTAAACGTAATCACCATCTGGGACCAACAGATATTTACTTGGATGATCTGACTTCTCTGAACCCTGAGGTGGCGGCACTCTACTTCCCCAAGAGGTAAGAAGACGCATAATGGATATTCTTCACAAAATTCacattgtaaaaatgacaaaccaaaatgtgtgtgtggtttttcaACACTTACAGATAAATGAATTGAAAGACCTATTCAGTTCCCACATTTCCACAGCAATTGATTTCTATTAAAACAATCCAATAATCGTGCTGTTGCCATAACTAGCAAGTGTTGCCCTTTAATGGGGAAAATTTGAAGTTTAATGACTTCAAGTGTCTGGTGTCCCTGTAGTGAGACAGAAGGAGTGTCTCAACATGGGGCAGAGCTGGGCTCCTGCTCGGGGAGCCAGTCACCACAGTCTGTGGGCAGCGGGGCCATGGACAGCGGTACAGAGTACCTGTCAGATTCCACCTCCTACAATATGGACGTCAGCATGTCCCTCTGCGGACAAGAGGGTGACACCAGCCAAATAACTAAAGGTAAGGGTCATTGAGAGTGTAGCATAAGGAAATATGGACAAGTTCTCCCAGTGGAGTTAAATCAGTCTTTTGCTGTTTGTCCAGAAAAGTTTATGGAACACATTGTGACATACCAGGATTTTGCCAACAATCCAGGAATCATTGAGGATCCGAGCCTCGTCATCTGCATTAACTCCAAGTAAGATTCTTTTataataatttacaaaattgCAATTTATAGCACAATTATTGTGTAgtttcaatgtttttatttattagttatgTTTCATGAAGTTGCTCCAACGTTCATTCTCAGTGAGTTTATGTGCATGATTGTTCATTGCCTGGCTTCTTTTTTCACAGCTATTATAACTGGGCAGTGGCTGCTCCAATGGTGCTGTCAATGACAACTTTCCAGAAAAATCTACCCAAggtattttattgtttgttcacTATATCCTAATAATGTTGACCATTTTTACTGCCTTAGTTAGTTATTGAATATGATAACAGGGCTAAAGTATCTTctgtattctgtttttgttgtgtcatATAGAGCACCGTAGAGAGGCTGGTGAAAGACAAGATGCACAAAAAGTCTGGTCGCTGGTGGTTCTCCTGGAGGAGAAGAGACATGGACTACAACCAGGTAGATACTAAGCAACTCCTGCTAATGGTTTGTCATTATGTTCGTGCCagcaaaaagtgaaaagttAAATGTTTGCATCTGTAATAATCAAGCGCCATAATCCATCCATTATGCTCAACAGGTTTTTATGTGTGTGGCCTTGTTTGGCTGGTTTGAAAGACATAAGAGGAATAAGGGAAGGAGAGATCTAAGCAATTTAGGAATTAGGTCAGAAGTAACTGGTTGTTTATGAACTAATGGTAGAAACCACCATTGCCACTTGAACAATGTTTTTGGTTAAAATGTGATAATGTATTCTCATTGTTTTTCAGCAAAAGAATTCAAAGGAAGAGCAAGAGGAGCCACTGGCCCATATTCCTGCCTCAGTGAAGTAAGTCACCTCACTAAGAAATGATCTAACACAAGTTAATAAGCCTTATAAAACCTTACACGCTGTGACTCATTTGGAATCTGGCGAATGTCCTGCTGATCCACAGCTGTTTCACTGCTTTCTTGTGTTTGATTGTTCTCAAACTGCTGAAAAGATTAATACTGGACTGCCCATATGTACtattcatcattatttaattttgtaGTCTTTTGTCTATAGCTCATAGGCAGATgtaaaaaggataaaaaaaaaaaaacaggtacaTATACTGTAGCCACAAGCAGCTACAGAAGGGGATTGTATATTTTGAAAGTGGCTATTATGTCTTTTTTCCATGTCCATTTCCATCCATTTCATCAGGATTTCAAATGTAGAACTTTGCtaaatttgtttacattttaagaaTTATTTAGTGACACTACAACACTACTAAGAGAGGAAACGGTAAGGAGAAAACACGTAGAAGCCAAAGTAGACAAATGTTTTACTCAGTGTACCTCGAATGGCACCTAGTTGTAGTTATGTAGTTACATTTTTGAGGATGCACTTGTCATCTACAGAGGGACCCTCTCCCTCTATGAATCTACATAGTGTTCTTACATAGGCGCCTAAACACAAGAGCTGGGAtgatataattttttaaaattttaatttattgaaaCATTATGCACTTTACCTTTGCACCACCAGAGGGTGCCAAAGCTTTATCCATGACAACGATTTAGTAATTTAGTGAGATAATACATGATGTTCggaaaaataatttttatgACACTAAAAGTGGTTGTTCGCCttctcataataatgacaagCCAGGAGTGGCTAAGTCAGTGTTTGACAGTGGTAAAGTTTAAGATATCCATGGCAGAAACATGACACTACCAATTTACAGTGTCAGAAATCGCTTAATCATCTTATTTATCAATGTTGCTTAATCATTAACAAATTCATACACTATGACAGAGAAACGtaattcatacacacacatacacacacacacacagcaagtgttaatgcatgtgtgttgtTTCCCCAGAGCGACACTGGATGATATCGACAGTGATGAGGCGGCAGGTCTCGGCCGAAAAGCCATCCTTCCTTCCAGCCTATCAACAGAAACCCTCAACGCCACTCAATGTATCAGCCAGATGTACCGCAAATCACTTCGTCTGACCTCTAAACAAATAGTAAGAgatacacacactttcatacaACCACACAAAAGAAATTTTACTTTGCTATCTAGAGGAAGAACAATTTCTTTGTGGTATTGTCTCTTAACTGTCCTCTCCCACAACCAGGAGCACCTAAACCTGCGTGACGGAGCCAACAAGGTGGTGTTCAGTGTGACAACTCAATACCAGGGCACCTGTCGCTGTGAGGCCGCCATCTATCTGTGGAACTGGGACGACCGCGTCATCATATCAGACATAGACGGCACCATCACTAAGTAACAACAACTATGTTTCCTTGCAAACTGTTGTGTAGTCATAGTCCAATAGACAGTTACCTTTGTATACAAGTTCATAGACACTTTGTAATTCCCTGGAAAGATTCATTACAGAACCTTGTTGTTCTGTAGTGAattggggcagctgtggctcaggaggtagaacgggtcgtccactaatcagaaggtcagtggttcgatccccggctcctccagtccgcatgtcgaagtgtccttgggcaagatactgaaccccaaattgtgtgtgtgtgaatgggtgagcaTAGAAACATTGTGGGGCACTTTGGACAGGAAGCGTTGTAttgctcctgatgagcaggtcgGCACCTTTCATGGCAGcatctgccatcagtgtatgaatgtgtgtgtgaatgggtgaatgttggcatgtagtgaGCATGTagagtggtcagaagactagaaaagtgctatataaatgcagttaaTTTACCATTTGTTGTCAGCTTTGTGGTGTTCAAATTGtaaatgtgcatgtatgaactcGCATTGTGAAAGTATCATGAGTTGTCCTCACTTTTCTGTCTCCTGCAGGTCTGATGCTCTGGGTCATATTCTACCTCAGTTTGGCAAAGACTGGACACACAAAGGCATTGCCAAACTCTACCACAAAATACACCAGTAggtgaaaatacttttttgaaaTATTATCACTAGTCAAATAGAAAAGGATCactgtaaaacagcaaaaacagtcTAATTATTATGTGTTCTTCCTATTTCTCTTATACTGAGCTTTCACACGCACTACTCAAACCCGAACAAGCAAAAACAGATATAATTAATGTCCTGCTGATGACTTCATACTGATGTCATTCTAGTTGCAGCTGACTGTGAAATCTGCTTTTccagatgtttctgttttgtccCCATTTTCACATTATTCACTTTATTGTGCTTGcaactgcagctgtttttaaaaaaaaaaaaattgagaaaagaTTGAACTCTATTTGAAGTGCTAATCTGTTGCTACATAAATCCAGAGATGGAGAATGGAGTACATTTAGTCCAAATTTAAACGTGTAATTTtatatgtaataaaatgtctgaaacaaTATAGATACAGTTATTTTACTTCCTTAACACTTGACCCATAACATTTGTAGCAATGGAGAATTCAGTCTGACCTAAAATAAAGTCAGAAAGGTTTTTGCCAGCAGTAAATTATTGAGGGGGAAGGTTTATGGCATGTTTTGATCAAGAGGTTATGAAAATCCTAGTTAATCATCAAACAATAGTGATAATGGTATTACCACCTCATGAAACACAATAGTGTgacattgatttaaaaaaatattctggaGCTTAAAACACgacaacatgtttgtttttctgttttaataaatctatgtaaatgttaaaatggtTGCCCCTTTCCTTGCAGAAATGGTTACAAGTTCCTATATTGTTCAGCCCGGGCTATAGGTATGGCTGCCATCACTAAGGACTACCTGCAGTGGGTCAATGATAAAGGCACTGTCCTTCCTAAAGGCCCTGTACTGCTGGCTCCCAGCAGCCTTTTTTCAGCACTACACAGGTAACAAATACTACTACTGAATGTCTTTACAGATAGCGTCATATTTCTGTTCTGATTGTAAAACATGACCTCTATTGGTTTCACAAAGTCTCATCTGTGTTTAGGGGCTTCACTCAGTTATTCTAAGATTGGGTTTGTAGAATACATATACAGCTGATCAAGTTAGATCAgcctgtaaaatatttcatcaaTAAGCTctatattgtgtgtgtaagaaattgttcttaaaattcaaaaatcaatGTGCAAAACAGTCACATACTGGTGACCTCTAGTGGCCACTCCTTTACATCAAAGAGTCATCAATCACGTTAACACTCAGCGACTACATtgtattgaaaatattttaaaagtatgCAAAGAACCAAAATCATGAACATGAGCAGATTTCCCTTTTAACTATCAACTGTCTGTCCTGACTTGTGCAGAGAGGTGATTGAGAAGAAGCCGGAGGTGTTTAAAATTGCCTGTCTCAGTGACATCAGGGACTTGTTCAACCCCCACAGACAGCCGTTCTACGCAGCATTCGGCAACAGGACCAATGTAAGCAGCACTGCTGATTGGCTCTTAGTACAGCAATAGCCTTCAGCAACATGGCTATTTTAAGTCAAGGTTTTCCAGGTGCTTAGTTCCATGTTTGGCAGTGATAGCCTCCAGCACAAACCTGAGTTTTTTTGCATAATCATAAGAAGTCTTGTCTGTCAGGAAACTGGCAAGGAGCACATCATgtccttttaattttttttttacatagatATGATTTGATCCTGTAATACACCGCAGGAAATAGAAGTAAAGTCAGGGGCTTGCTTGTggataaagaataaaaactgGTTAATGATTCATGGATTAGTGTTTGATGGCTAAACAATCCCTCTAGTCTACATAGATACTGCAAAGTTTAAAGTGACACTGAGGTTAATCTCTGTCACTTTATTATGTAACTAACTGTCCTCACTTTTGCAGGATGCTTACGCCTATAAGCAGGTTGGTGTTCCTGACACCAGGATATTTACTGTCAACCCAAAAGGAGAGCTCATCCAAGAGAAGACTAAAGGAAACAAGTCCTCGTAAGTGTGCAACAGAACATGTAGATGGAGAGAATATAAAAATCATATTTCACCTTTTTGCAGCTTTTTACAATGTAGATTATTGGGAACAAGGAACTAACTTGTACAACCCCTTGACTATTTATGAGCACATATTCAgacacttttgtgtttatgttaatgAATGTAATTCAGAGTCATCTTTGTGTAATccttttgtgtttgtatatgtgtgttttgcaggtACAGCCATCTCAGTGAGTTGGTGGAGCATTTCTTCCCCATGCACTCTATGGAAGGCAGCACATGCTCTGCTTTAGACTGCCCTGAGTACAGCAGTTTCTCCTATTGGAAGGAGCCTTTGCCAGAACTGGACCTGGATGCACTATTGTAGACACACAATCCTCATCtaccaaaatacacacacacacacacacacattttatggCAGGCACATTAGTGcatattctgtctttctttactCCTTTTCCAGAAAGGCATTTCAGAGCATTTTCCAAGCTTGCCTGAATACTGCCTTTGATCGACCTGCCAACTGTAGTGCCTGTTTATGAGCCACTGAATAAACCTGGAACATAAAGAGGCAACTGTCCCTGGCAGTGCACTTAGAGATGGAGCCAAATTAAGTCATGATATGCATGGACTCTACGGTTCAAAAATAAGCATATAAACCATTATGCAGTACTTAATTTTGGTGCCGTGACACTGGCTGTTTtgctgtttgtatgtgaaaatCCTACAGTGAACATGACACAACTGGACAAATATGCCTTTGATTTTCTCAAGTTAaatattgtttcagttttttgttattgtatGTAGCATAGACATTCCCAAATATAAAACCGCATGGTGACTCTTAACAGTGTCACATATGTCAGCTCAAAACTTGGACCAAAAATGAATTTGTATAGAAATAGACTTTGAGCTTTATCAGATGCCCTTTTTTTCAAGTGAATGCCTAAATCCTGCAAATGCCAAAACCGTGTTAACAACTGTTGCCTGTTTTCTGTGACTgaactggattttttttcagcggGCAGCTTGAAGCTCATGGCAGTGATGTGACCAGGCACACAGCTACAAAACAAACCTGTTATCCCTTATTTAgtggagatgagagagagagattgtgtgtTGTTGACAACAGACAATGTCTTTGGATTTGAGTGTGGTTGGGAGGGTTTTTATAGCTACATGTACCAAGCAACCAAATATGGTGTgagaatgtatttaaaatgcttTGGGTTATTTTAGAGTCTGTTTGACCTTAATAAGTATGTGATAGCCGGAGTTTATCGTGAGAAATGTTGAGTATTATTCTGTTGTCAGTGATTGTTTGTCAAACACAAGACGGTTCTCTAATTACTGCCTCTGGATGGGAGGCTAGATTTTTAGGTGCAATAACTGCGAGTCAGCCCGCAGGTCGCAAAACAGCTTTATTTTGGTTTAATACAGGAGGACTGCAATAACATGTTGATCTGAAAAAATGATGATCATTGTTAAGCTACAACATGCACATTTCAAGTCTTCCTTTCACGTACTGCACTACAGAGTTTAGAAATGTTTGCACACTCTATGAATGGGGGGAGGTGAGTCAGGCTGACAATGACTTGTGTTCTAGAGATGTGTAAACGTACCTTGGGTGGAAATTTCGAGCCTGGTTTAGGCCTGGCGCTGTGCCTTTATAACATAATGACACTGTAATTATTATAGCATATATTTCATCATCGGAAGTGTAAGATGGACTGTGTGAAGATTGATTGGAGCTGAAGACTGTTGTTACTTTTTAAACCAAATGTATAGAAATATagatgaatataaataataaaatgcaactttgactctttttctttgacctccagtttttttttatgtgaaatgaCTTGCAAATAGTCAAAATAGTGTATTAAATAtacactttttcatttttatactttaGAG
It encodes:
- the LOC122981025 gene encoding phosphatidate phosphatase LPIN2-like isoform X1, with protein sequence MNIVGQLAETVFVTVKELYRGLNPATLTGGIDVIVVRQPDGSFQCSPFHVRFGKLGVLRSKEKVVDIEINGESVDLHMKLGDNGEAFFVEENENMESQVPAHLCTSPIPLEVPEDMEESLEGSSITGSGARRKKRRRKRMRSDTHLREEASSSSDERGREKEWERESDQTGQESPAKEESVTPLHLSKSVYFSLSEEPNEELGSPQSRDTHPHSDGEQSPSESSVFFSRPSSPKSDSELLVKPQESSRPQMEWNWGGFPMLCQSERTPVELQRISPSDNSHFRTIERQDSFDMGFEPVISCGRMGSVTVVRPQPRTHSLDLGSHSMQAMPLSSEKDLCIANSTPSDLSESHASSGKTSMDSTQTQESTKGQKENRDSFSYSVSLINGSESLASNVSTVSVEHVSTVADTISLGGKNSGVSVTKPENAQKQPIKESKDCVVQADENIACTESSNLQRQGALFEQSQQGSTRSAPVNEGDSGIDPGAEGGEEDSGPGVTDGSVGGSLTNKTAPKADGANWAVAEGLANSSEKKGKRNHHLGPTDIYLDDLTSLNPEVAALYFPKSETEGVSQHGAELGSCSGSQSPQSVGSGAMDSGTEYLSDSTSYNMDVSMSLCGQEGDTSQITKEKFMEHIVTYQDFANNPGIIEDPSLVICINSNYYNWAVAAPMVLSMTTFQKNLPKSTVERLVKDKMHKKSGRWWFSWRRRDMDYNQQKNSKEEQEEPLAHIPASVKATLDDIDSDEAAGLGRKAILPSSLSTETLNATQCISQMYRKSLRLTSKQIEHLNLRDGANKVVFSVTTQYQGTCRCEAAIYLWNWDDRVIISDIDGTITKSDALGHILPQFGKDWTHKGIAKLYHKIHQNGYKFLYCSARAIGMAAITKDYLQWVNDKGTVLPKGPVLLAPSSLFSALHREVIEKKPEVFKIACLSDIRDLFNPHRQPFYAAFGNRTNDAYAYKQVGVPDTRIFTVNPKGELIQEKTKGNKSSYSHLSELVEHFFPMHSMEGSTCSALDCPEYSSFSYWKEPLPELDLDALL
- the LOC122981025 gene encoding phosphatidate phosphatase LPIN2-like isoform X2 produces the protein MNIVGQLAETVFVTVKELYRGLNPATLTGGIDVIVVRQPDGSFQCSPFHVRFGKLGVLRSKEKVVDIEINGESVDLHMKLGDNGEAFFVEENENMESQVPAHLCTSPIPLEVPEDMEESLEGSSITGSGARRKKRRRKRMRSDTHLREEASSSSDERGREKEWERESDQTGQESPAKEESVTPLHLSKSVYFSLSEEPNEELGSPQSRDTHPHSDGEQSPSESVFFSRPSSPKSDSELLVKPQESSRPQMEWNWGGFPMLCQSERTPVELQRISPSDNSHFRTIERQDSFDMGFEPVISCGRMGSVTVVRPQPRTHSLDLGSHSMQAMPLSSEKDLCIANSTPSDLSESHASSGKTSMDSTQTQESTKGQKENRDSFSYSVSLINGSESLASNVSTVSVEHVSTVADTISLGGKNSGVSVTKPENAQKQPIKESKDCVVQADENIACTESSNLQRQGALFEQSQQGSTRSAPVNEGDSGIDPGAEGGEEDSGPGVTDGSVGGSLTNKTAPKADGANWAVAEGLANSSEKKGKRNHHLGPTDIYLDDLTSLNPEVAALYFPKSETEGVSQHGAELGSCSGSQSPQSVGSGAMDSGTEYLSDSTSYNMDVSMSLCGQEGDTSQITKEKFMEHIVTYQDFANNPGIIEDPSLVICINSNYYNWAVAAPMVLSMTTFQKNLPKSTVERLVKDKMHKKSGRWWFSWRRRDMDYNQQKNSKEEQEEPLAHIPASVKATLDDIDSDEAAGLGRKAILPSSLSTETLNATQCISQMYRKSLRLTSKQIEHLNLRDGANKVVFSVTTQYQGTCRCEAAIYLWNWDDRVIISDIDGTITKSDALGHILPQFGKDWTHKGIAKLYHKIHQNGYKFLYCSARAIGMAAITKDYLQWVNDKGTVLPKGPVLLAPSSLFSALHREVIEKKPEVFKIACLSDIRDLFNPHRQPFYAAFGNRTNDAYAYKQVGVPDTRIFTVNPKGELIQEKTKGNKSSYSHLSELVEHFFPMHSMEGSTCSALDCPEYSSFSYWKEPLPELDLDALL